A genomic region of Noviherbaspirillum sp. L7-7A contains the following coding sequences:
- a CDS encoding LysR family transcriptional regulator, producing MDLRDLHYFEVIAELEHMGRASERLHRTQPALTSSIRRLEQDCGVRLFEKSGRGIRLTEAGQVLLKWARRTRLDVHDAQQEINHLAHGLAGTVRVGIVPTAAQFLLPPAMRQLIREAPEVNLHTVVGLIDVLRSLLHSGEVDMTIGTEGMAEPGFTSEFLAEDPIVVVANASHEIFQGAPTIKDLGAYRWVLQSEGAPTRDWLDQTFERHHLPRPRVQVESNTLLMLPTLIAETGLLSFISRRHLLPGQPSFALKEVNVPETVMQRRMVVTYREGGYLSPASRRLIELLASAAVVNE from the coding sequence ATGGACCTGCGGGATCTGCATTACTTTGAAGTCATCGCTGAACTCGAGCATATGGGACGGGCCTCGGAGCGCCTGCATCGCACCCAGCCGGCGCTGACCAGCTCGATCAGGCGGCTGGAGCAGGACTGCGGCGTGCGGCTGTTCGAGAAATCGGGACGTGGCATACGCCTGACCGAAGCGGGCCAGGTGCTGCTGAAGTGGGCGCGGCGCACCCGGCTGGACGTGCATGATGCGCAGCAGGAAATCAACCATCTCGCCCATGGCCTGGCGGGCACGGTGCGGGTCGGCATCGTGCCGACCGCGGCGCAGTTCCTGCTGCCGCCGGCCATGCGCCAGCTCATCCGGGAAGCGCCCGAGGTCAACCTGCACACCGTGGTCGGCCTGATCGACGTGCTCAGGTCGCTGCTGCATTCAGGTGAAGTGGATATGACGATAGGCACCGAAGGCATGGCCGAGCCAGGCTTCACGTCGGAGTTCCTTGCGGAAGACCCGATCGTCGTGGTCGCCAATGCCAGCCATGAGATCTTCCAGGGCGCGCCGACCATCAAGGACCTGGGAGCCTATCGCTGGGTGCTGCAGTCAGAGGGGGCGCCGACCAGGGACTGGCTCGACCAGACCTTCGAGCGGCATCATCTGCCGCGTCCGCGGGTGCAGGTCGAGTCCAACACCTTGCTGATGCTGCCCACGCTGATTGCCGAGACCGGCTTGCTGAGCTTCATATCACGCCGGCATCTGCTGCCCGGCCAGCCCAGCTTCGCGCTCAAGGAAGTGAACGTGCCGGAAACCGTGATGCAGCGGCGCATGGTCGTTACCTATCGCGAAGGCGGCTATCTTTCGCCGGCCAGCCGGCGCCTGATCGAGCTGCTCGCATCGGCTGCGGTGGTGAATGAATGA
- a CDS encoding RraA family protein has product MSQAAVLPDVIRDIDRVAPEIVAAAAEYPSSILADVAGRRGGLSGRIAPLAPSMKFAGPAITVEVRPGDNLMIHAAMAIAKPGDVILVDGKGDLNSALMGEIMSQQCVALGVAAVVIDGAVRDAEAIRELGFPMYAAGTNPSGPTKFVPGRLNHPISIGGVTVNPGDLVVGDGDGVTVIERDKAAAMLPLAAEKVAMETRRIADIKSRKALRPGWLDAALLAAGVIKEGETL; this is encoded by the coding sequence ATGAGTCAAGCTGCCGTACTGCCCGACGTCATTCGCGACATCGACCGCGTCGCCCCGGAAATCGTTGCCGCCGCGGCCGAATATCCGTCTTCCATCCTGGCCGACGTGGCGGGACGCCGTGGCGGCCTCTCCGGCCGCATCGCGCCGCTGGCGCCGTCGATGAAATTCGCCGGCCCGGCCATCACTGTGGAAGTGCGGCCCGGCGACAACCTGATGATCCATGCCGCGATGGCCATTGCCAAGCCCGGCGACGTGATCCTGGTCGATGGCAAGGGCGATCTCAACAGCGCGCTGATGGGTGAAATCATGTCGCAGCAATGCGTGGCGCTGGGCGTGGCGGCCGTGGTGATCGACGGCGCCGTGCGCGACGCAGAAGCGATTCGCGAACTGGGCTTCCCGATGTATGCGGCCGGCACCAATCCAAGCGGCCCGACCAAATTCGTGCCCGGCCGGCTCAACCATCCGATTTCCATCGGTGGCGTGACGGTCAATCCAGGCGACCTGGTGGTGGGCGATGGCGATGGCGTCACCGTCATCGAGCGCGACAAGGCAGCCGCCATGCTGCCGCTGGCCGCCGAAAAGGTGGCCATGGAAACCAGGCGCATTGCCGACATCAAGAGCCGCAAGGCGCTGCGCCCGGGCTGGCTCGATGCCGCGTTGCTGGCGGCCGGCGTGATCAAGGAAGGAGAAACCCTGTGA
- a CDS encoding PHB depolymerase family esterase, which yields MNINQQFLAQMQEAAQLLQTEGPMAATAAIQRALNGGATPAAPHATPSGKAQPDGLIDINPVSAADEAPQPPRAGLSGLAQRLRARMARGAVQDVQDAQPDGGGNQAPLKGQFLSLTASTPAGSRTYKLYIPTSYAPGGALVVMLHGCKQHPDDFAAGTGMNALAEEHGCLVAYPAQSKNANGSNCWNWFQAGDQRRERGEPAIIAAIARDVLRDYKADPARVYVAGLSAGGAMAAILASEYPDLFAAAGIHSGLPTGAAHDVPSAFAAMQKGSIKAARAAGIPLIVFHGDADKTVHPRNGQAVLAQRTAGRASAATVEKGKAANGRGYTRAIHRDGSGKLLAEHWTVHGSGHAWSGGSRRGSYTDPQGPDASREMLRFFLEHRKNA from the coding sequence ATGAACATCAACCAGCAATTCCTGGCGCAAATGCAGGAAGCGGCGCAACTGCTGCAAACCGAAGGCCCGATGGCGGCCACCGCCGCCATCCAGCGCGCCCTAAACGGCGGCGCAACGCCTGCCGCTCCGCATGCCACGCCATCGGGCAAGGCGCAGCCTGATGGCCTGATCGACATCAATCCGGTCAGCGCCGCAGACGAGGCGCCCCAGCCGCCGCGCGCCGGCCTCTCGGGCCTGGCGCAGCGCCTGCGCGCCAGGATGGCCAGGGGTGCGGTGCAGGATGTGCAGGATGCGCAGCCTGATGGCGGCGGGAATCAGGCGCCGCTCAAGGGCCAGTTCCTGAGCCTGACCGCCAGCACGCCGGCGGGCAGCCGCACCTACAAGCTGTACATACCGACCAGCTATGCGCCGGGCGGCGCGCTGGTGGTCATGCTGCATGGCTGCAAGCAGCATCCGGACGACTTCGCCGCCGGCACCGGCATGAATGCGCTGGCCGAGGAGCATGGCTGCCTGGTTGCCTATCCGGCGCAGTCGAAGAATGCCAACGGTTCCAACTGCTGGAACTGGTTCCAGGCCGGCGACCAGCGGCGCGAGCGCGGCGAACCCGCCATCATCGCGGCCATTGCCCGCGATGTCCTGCGCGACTACAAGGCCGACCCGGCGCGGGTCTATGTCGCCGGGCTGTCGGCGGGCGGGGCGATGGCGGCCATCCTGGCAAGCGAATATCCCGACCTGTTCGCCGCCGCCGGCATCCATTCCGGGCTGCCGACCGGCGCCGCGCACGATGTGCCCTCGGCCTTTGCCGCGATGCAGAAAGGCTCGATCAAGGCGGCGCGCGCCGCCGGCATCCCGCTGATCGTGTTTCATGGCGACGCCGACAAGACCGTCCATCCGCGCAACGGGCAGGCGGTGCTGGCGCAACGCACCGCGGGACGTGCCAGCGCGGCCACGGTGGAGAAGGGGAAGGCGGCAAACGGCCGCGGCTACACCAGGGCGATACACCGCGACGGTAGCGGCAAGCTGCTGGCCGAGCACTGGACAGTGCATGGCAGCGGCCATGCCTGGTCAGGCGGCAGCCGGCGCGGCTCCTACACCGACCCGCAGGGGCCGGATGCATCGCGCGAGATGCTGCGCTTTTTCCTGGAGCACCGCAAGAACGCCTGA
- a CDS encoding cupin domain-containing protein, which translates to MSKQSVVVKQEEGETLSVLGAKVRFLCTGDQTDHAWSMMEVVLPKHAGPPPHDHAWDEAYYVTHGQVRFLLEGQERVIRAGEFLYAPGGTLHGFQGNSDDPARMLIMDAPAHAEAFFRDVDREVKGPDDRARIPDIGRRNQIFFRPA; encoded by the coding sequence ATGAGCAAGCAATCCGTTGTGGTGAAACAGGAAGAGGGCGAAACCTTGAGTGTGCTCGGGGCAAAGGTCAGGTTCCTCTGCACCGGCGACCAGACCGATCATGCATGGTCCATGATGGAAGTCGTGCTTCCAAAGCATGCAGGCCCGCCGCCGCACGATCATGCCTGGGATGAAGCGTATTACGTCACGCACGGGCAAGTGCGCTTCCTGCTGGAAGGACAGGAGCGGGTCATCAGGGCAGGCGAATTCCTTTATGCGCCGGGCGGTACGCTGCATGGTTTTCAGGGTAATTCCGACGATCCGGCGCGCATGCTCATCATGGATGCGCCAGCCCACGCCGAGGCCTTCTTCCGGGATGTCGATCGCGAAGTGAAAGGCCCGGACGACCGGGCCAGGATTCCGGACATAGGCCGACGGAATCAGATCTTTTTCCGGCCTGCATGA
- a CDS encoding hydroxyacid dehydrogenase, whose product MNQGKPTILVTGADLAAPALQLLRDYEIVFAGKTPSEEDIVALCRQHDPVAIIVRYSKVGERAMAAAPSLRVISKHGSGTDTIDKVAARARGIEVVAAAGANAAAVAEQALALMLACAKSVTTLNARMHAGHWDKSTHKSLELEGRTVGLIGLGAIGQRFAKMADAVGMRVIGFDPYAKAVPDFVRLADLETIWRESDVISLHCPLTDDNRNLINAGTLAACKPGVIIINTARGGLIDEAALLDALKSGQVASAGLDSFQVEPMVAGHPFLGTDNLVLSPHIGGVTGDAYVKMGVGAASNALAVLAR is encoded by the coding sequence GTGAACCAGGGCAAGCCCACCATACTGGTCACGGGAGCCGACCTTGCCGCGCCGGCGCTGCAGCTGCTGCGGGACTACGAGATCGTCTTCGCCGGCAAGACGCCGAGCGAGGAGGACATCGTCGCGCTGTGCAGGCAGCATGATCCGGTGGCCATCATCGTCCGCTACAGCAAGGTCGGCGAACGTGCAATGGCGGCCGCGCCTTCGCTGAGGGTCATTTCGAAACACGGCAGCGGCACCGACACGATCGACAAGGTAGCGGCCCGCGCGCGCGGCATCGAAGTCGTTGCCGCCGCCGGCGCCAATGCTGCCGCGGTTGCCGAGCAGGCGCTGGCATTGATGCTGGCCTGCGCCAAGTCCGTCACCACGCTCAATGCGCGCATGCATGCCGGCCACTGGGACAAGTCGACCCACAAGAGCCTGGAACTGGAGGGCCGCACCGTTGGCCTGATTGGCCTGGGCGCGATCGGCCAGCGCTTTGCGAAGATGGCCGATGCGGTCGGCATGCGCGTGATCGGCTTCGATCCCTACGCAAAGGCAGTGCCGGACTTCGTGCGTCTGGCGGACCTGGAGACGATCTGGCGCGAGTCCGACGTCATTTCGCTGCACTGCCCGCTGACCGATGACAACCGCAACCTGATCAATGCCGGCACGCTGGCAGCCTGCAAGCCGGGCGTGATCATCATCAACACCGCGCGCGGCGGATTGATCGATGAAGCCGCCCTGCTTGACGCACTGAAGTCGGGCCAGGTCGCCAGCGCCGGGCTGGACAGCTTCCAGGTCGAGCCCATGGTTGCCGGGCATCCGTTCCTCGGCACGGACAACCTGGTGCTGAGCCCGCACATCGGTGGCGTGACCGGCGATGCCTATGTGAAGATGGGCGTAGGCGCGGCAAGCAACGCGCTGGCGGTGCTTGCCCGCTAG
- a CDS encoding tripartite tricarboxylate transporter substrate binding protein, which produces MIAGIALTTMALHGMTASAQDSYPSRPIRLVVPFPPGGGTDTISRVVANKLTETLKWTIVVDNRPGAGGNIGVDMAAKSPADGYTIVMGQTSNLAVNPTLYAKLPYDPVKDLAPITTVADAPLVLVVASSSKFKTLADVVAAAKAKPGDVTFATPGNGTVAHLTGELFQRAAGIKLQHIPYKGSSQAITDLMGGTVDVFMASVPTAISHIKSGKMRALAVTSAKRSVSLPDVPSINDAGYKGFDANTWFGLAAPAGTPASVIARLNSEVTRVLQMPDVREKIRAEGGDILGGTPEAFGNLIRTDVVKWGKVVRDSGAKVD; this is translated from the coding sequence ATGATTGCCGGCATCGCGCTGACCACCATGGCCTTGCACGGAATGACGGCATCGGCACAGGACAGTTATCCCTCCAGGCCGATTCGGCTTGTCGTGCCGTTCCCGCCCGGCGGCGGCACCGACACGATTTCACGCGTCGTTGCCAACAAGCTGACTGAAACATTGAAGTGGACCATCGTCGTGGACAACCGGCCTGGAGCCGGCGGCAACATCGGCGTGGACATGGCGGCCAAGTCGCCGGCTGACGGCTACACCATCGTGATGGGCCAGACCAGCAACCTGGCGGTCAATCCCACGCTGTATGCCAAGCTGCCGTATGACCCGGTCAAGGACCTGGCGCCCATTACCACCGTGGCCGATGCGCCGCTGGTGCTGGTGGTGGCTTCCAGCTCCAAATTCAAGACGCTGGCCGATGTGGTTGCCGCGGCAAAGGCAAAGCCGGGCGATGTGACCTTTGCCACGCCCGGTAACGGCACCGTGGCCCATCTGACCGGCGAGCTGTTCCAGCGTGCAGCCGGCATCAAGCTGCAGCACATTCCCTACAAGGGATCGTCGCAGGCCATCACGGACCTGATGGGCGGCACCGTGGACGTTTTCATGGCGTCCGTGCCGACTGCCATTTCGCATATCAAGAGCGGCAAGATGCGCGCGCTGGCGGTGACTTCCGCCAAGCGGTCGGTGAGCCTTCCCGATGTGCCCTCCATCAATGACGCCGGCTACAAGGGCTTCGACGCCAATACATGGTTTGGCCTGGCCGCGCCTGCCGGAACGCCAGCCAGCGTCATCGCGCGCTTGAACAGCGAAGTCACCCGCGTGCTGCAGATGCCCGACGTGCGCGAAAAGATACGCGCCGAGGGCGGCGACATCCTGGGCGGCACGCCGGAAGCCTTCGGCAACCTGATCAGGACCGATGTCGTGAAGTGGGGCAAGGTCGTCAGGGATTCCGGCGCGAAGGTCGACTAG
- a CDS encoding tripartite tricarboxylate transporter substrate binding protein, whose product MRCAALIGACAFTATYAHAAYPEKPITFVVPYTPGGAADTLARVLAQRMSVKLGTPIIVDNRAGASGTIGASYVARAAADGYTVLYDATPYSINPHLFARMPYAAGALKPLSLVALTPNVLIVKADAPFKDVKDLIAKAKAAPGKINFASGGSGTVQRLAAELFRQKLDLDMVHVPYKSGGPAIMDVMGGQVDFMFGTVAATYPMVSSGKLRALAVSSPERSKRLPDVPTVAETAVPGYEAYEWNGMLLPAATPEPVVAKLRAALADALREDEVKQRFNELGAQPIGSTPEEFAAFLKKEDAKWAEVIRKGNIKLD is encoded by the coding sequence ATGCGCTGCGCAGCGCTCATTGGCGCATGCGCCTTCACCGCTACTTACGCGCATGCCGCCTATCCGGAAAAACCCATCACCTTCGTCGTGCCCTACACCCCAGGCGGCGCGGCTGACACGCTGGCGCGGGTCCTGGCCCAGCGCATGAGCGTGAAGCTGGGCACGCCCATCATCGTCGACAACCGCGCCGGCGCCAGCGGCACCATAGGCGCCAGTTATGTCGCCCGGGCGGCGGCCGACGGCTACACCGTGCTGTATGACGCCACGCCCTATTCGATCAACCCGCACCTCTTTGCGCGCATGCCCTATGCCGCCGGCGCCCTGAAGCCGCTGTCGCTGGTGGCGCTGACGCCCAACGTGCTGATTGTCAAAGCCGACGCGCCATTCAAGGATGTGAAGGACCTGATTGCGAAGGCCAAGGCGGCGCCGGGCAAGATCAATTTCGCCTCGGGCGGCAGCGGCACGGTGCAGCGGCTGGCAGCCGAGCTGTTCCGGCAAAAGCTCGACCTCGACATGGTCCATGTGCCCTATAAGAGCGGCGGTCCGGCCATCATGGATGTGATGGGAGGCCAGGTCGACTTCATGTTCGGCACTGTTGCGGCAACCTACCCGATGGTCTCTTCGGGCAAGCTGCGGGCGCTGGCGGTGTCGTCGCCCGAGCGGTCCAAGCGCCTGCCCGACGTGCCCACCGTGGCCGAAACAGCGGTGCCAGGCTATGAGGCTTACGAGTGGAACGGCATGCTGCTGCCTGCCGCCACGCCGGAGCCCGTGGTGGCGAAACTGCGCGCAGCCCTGGCCGACGCGCTCAGGGAAGACGAGGTCAAGCAGCGCTTCAATGAACTGGGCGCGCAGCCGATAGGCTCGACGCCGGAGGAGTTTGCGGCTTTCCTGAAGAAGGAAGATGCCAAGTGGGCTGAAGTGATCCGCAAGGGCAATATCAAGCTCGACTGA
- a CDS encoding enolase C-terminal domain-like protein: MHDAPLIIRNVVARAVVAPISRPVRTAMGTIPAAPLVLLDVHTEQGVTGSAYLFAYTPVTLGPLVKLAENLGELLKGKRVVPFERIKELDLHFRLLGTQGLLGMVLSGLDMAFWDILGKAAGKPVVALLGGEPKPIRAYDSYGFVDPVADAAQIQRSLDQGFRGIKIKVGADTLAQDIASVGAVRRMIGPDIALMLDFNQSLGPTEACHRIGSLADFDPYWIEEPVSAQDLQGHARVRASTRVPIQTGENWWFPRDMQRAVSAGASDVVMVDMMKIGGITGWMAAAAQADAASLPLSSHIFVEASAHALPVTPTCDWLEYLDFAGAILESPYEVRNGTVCARGDGLGIAWNEDAVSRYAVQ, encoded by the coding sequence ATGCACGATGCACCGCTCATCATCCGCAATGTCGTGGCACGTGCCGTGGTTGCGCCGATCAGCCGCCCGGTGCGCACCGCAATGGGCACCATACCCGCCGCGCCGCTCGTGCTGCTGGACGTCCATACCGAGCAGGGCGTCACCGGAAGCGCCTACCTGTTTGCCTACACGCCGGTCACGCTGGGTCCGCTCGTGAAGCTGGCTGAAAACCTGGGCGAACTGCTGAAGGGCAAGAGGGTCGTGCCCTTCGAAAGAATCAAGGAACTCGACCTGCATTTCCGGCTGCTGGGGACACAGGGCCTGCTTGGCATGGTGCTGTCCGGGCTGGACATGGCTTTCTGGGACATCCTGGGCAAGGCGGCGGGAAAGCCGGTCGTGGCGCTGCTGGGCGGCGAGCCCAAACCGATACGGGCATACGACAGCTATGGATTCGTCGATCCGGTTGCCGATGCCGCGCAGATACAGCGCTCCCTGGACCAGGGCTTCCGGGGCATCAAGATCAAGGTGGGCGCCGATACGCTGGCGCAGGATATCGCGTCGGTGGGCGCAGTGCGGCGCATGATCGGGCCCGACATTGCCCTGATGCTCGACTTCAACCAGAGCCTCGGCCCGACCGAAGCCTGCCACCGCATCGGAAGCCTTGCCGACTTCGATCCCTACTGGATTGAAGAACCGGTATCGGCGCAGGATCTTCAGGGACATGCCAGGGTAAGGGCATCGACACGCGTACCCATCCAGACCGGCGAGAACTGGTGGTTCCCGCGTGACATGCAACGCGCCGTCAGCGCCGGCGCCTCCGACGTCGTGATGGTCGACATGATGAAGATCGGCGGCATCACCGGCTGGATGGCGGCCGCCGCGCAGGCCGATGCCGCATCCCTGCCGCTGTCGAGCCACATCTTTGTCGAGGCCAGCGCCCATGCGCTGCCGGTAACGCCCACCTGCGATTGGCTGGAGTACCTCGATTTTGCCGGAGCGATCCTTGAAAGCCCTTATGAGGTAAGAAATGGCACTGTCTGCGCGAGGGGAGACGGACTCGGCATCGCCTGGAATGAGGATGCGGTTTCCCGTTACGCAGTGCAGTGA
- a CDS encoding type II secretion system F family protein — MASGASVHNIKESIYAWEGRDRSGKQVRGELRASGENVVSATLRRQGILVHKVKKRTLRSGRKVTEKDITLFTRQLATMMKAGVPLLQSFDIVAKGHSNPSVSKLVQDIRGDVETGTSLNQAFRKFPLYFDPLFCNLVAAGEQAGILEDLLTRLAIYKEKTLAIKGKIKSAMFYPVSILAVAFIVTAVIMIWVVPAFKEVFTSFGADLPAPTLIVMSMSDFFVANWYFIFGGLFGSLYLFFQAWRRSPAMQRKMDALLLKAPIFGPVVRKATIARWTRTLATMFAAGVPLVESLDSVGGASGNAVYQDATRKIQTEVSTGTSLTIAMQNADVFPNMVTQMVAIGEESGALDQMLGKVADFYEDEVDQAVESLSSLMEPLIMVILGVLIGGLVVAMYLPIFKLGSVV, encoded by the coding sequence ATGGCCAGTGGCGCAAGCGTTCACAACATCAAGGAATCGATCTATGCCTGGGAAGGCCGCGACCGCAGCGGCAAGCAGGTGCGGGGCGAACTGCGCGCCAGCGGCGAGAACGTGGTCAGCGCCACGCTGCGGCGCCAGGGCATCCTGGTGCACAAGGTCAAGAAGCGCACGCTGCGCAGCGGCCGCAAGGTTACCGAGAAGGACATCACGCTCTTCACCCGGCAACTGGCGACCATGATGAAGGCCGGCGTGCCTCTGCTGCAGTCGTTCGACATCGTCGCCAAGGGCCATTCCAATCCTTCGGTGTCCAAGCTGGTTCAGGACATTCGCGGCGACGTGGAAACCGGTACCAGCCTGAACCAGGCATTCCGCAAGTTCCCGCTGTATTTCGATCCGCTGTTCTGCAACCTGGTGGCCGCCGGCGAACAGGCAGGCATCCTGGAAGACCTGCTGACCAGGCTGGCGATCTACAAGGAAAAGACCCTGGCCATCAAGGGCAAGATCAAGTCGGCGATGTTCTACCCGGTATCCATCCTGGCGGTGGCCTTCATCGTCACCGCCGTGATCATGATCTGGGTGGTGCCCGCCTTCAAGGAAGTCTTCACCAGCTTTGGCGCGGACCTGCCGGCGCCGACGCTGATCGTCATGTCCATGTCCGACTTCTTCGTGGCCAACTGGTACTTCATCTTCGGCGGCCTGTTCGGCAGCCTCTACCTGTTCTTTCAGGCCTGGCGCCGATCGCCGGCCATGCAGCGCAAGATGGATGCGCTGCTGCTGAAGGCGCCCATCTTCGGTCCGGTGGTGCGCAAGGCCACCATCGCGCGCTGGACACGCACCCTGGCCACGATGTTCGCCGCCGGCGTGCCGCTGGTGGAGTCGCTGGACTCGGTCGGCGGCGCGTCCGGCAATGCTGTCTACCAGGATGCCACCCGCAAGATACAGACCGAAGTCAGCACCGGCACCAGCCTGACGATTGCGATGCAGAATGCCGATGTGTTCCCGAACATGGTCACGCAGATGGTTGCCATCGGCGAGGAATCGGGCGCGCTGGACCAGATGCTGGGCAAGGTTGCCGACTTTTATGAAGATGAAGTCGACCAGGCGGTGGAATCCCTGTCCAGCCTGATGGAACCGCTGATCATGGTGATCCTGGGCGTGCTGATCGGCGGCCTGGTGGTGGCCATGTATCTGCCTATCTTCAAGCTGGGCTCGGTGGTCTGA
- a CDS encoding SMP-30/gluconolactonase/LRE family protein, translating into MVLLQPPVLRDTEVFTSMPAHYRRTGMRSLWADANRGGAPTDSFLEGPVFDDLGNLYVTDIPFGRIFRISPMGEWELIAEYDGEPNGMKFLNPGELLIADYRNGLMLCEIESGAVRPYLTRRNSESFKGINDLVFDSRGNLYFTDQGQTGMHDPTGRLYRLRSNGQLDLLLANAPSPNGLALSPDEKVLYLAVTRGNAVWRLPLLDDGSVAKVGQFFTSYGPSGPDGLAVDRQGRVIVANPGLGYAWVLNHRAEPVMVVRSTEGMSLTNIAFGGAGRTTLYCTESVSGSILRAELDVAGLAVHRGQA; encoded by the coding sequence ATGGTCCTTCTTCAACCGCCGGTGCTTCGTGACACCGAGGTCTTCACCAGCATGCCGGCGCATTACCGCCGCACCGGCATGCGCTCGCTGTGGGCCGACGCCAATCGCGGCGGCGCGCCAACCGACTCCTTTCTCGAAGGCCCGGTCTTCGACGACCTCGGCAATCTCTACGTCACCGACATCCCCTTTGGCCGGATCTTCCGCATCAGCCCCATGGGCGAATGGGAACTGATCGCCGAATACGATGGCGAACCGAACGGCATGAAGTTCCTCAATCCGGGCGAACTGCTGATTGCCGACTACAGGAATGGCCTGATGCTGTGCGAGATTGAAAGCGGCGCGGTGCGGCCGTACCTGACCCGCCGCAACAGCGAGTCCTTCAAGGGCATCAACGACCTCGTCTTCGATTCCCGGGGCAATCTGTACTTCACCGACCAGGGCCAGACCGGCATGCACGATCCGACCGGAAGGCTCTACCGGCTGCGTTCGAACGGGCAGCTCGACCTGCTGCTGGCCAATGCGCCCAGCCCGAACGGACTGGCGCTGTCGCCGGACGAGAAAGTGCTTTACCTTGCGGTCACGCGGGGCAATGCGGTGTGGCGGCTTCCCCTGCTCGACGATGGCAGCGTGGCCAAGGTCGGACAGTTCTTTACCTCCTATGGACCGAGCGGACCGGATGGCCTGGCTGTCGATCGGCAGGGCCGGGTCATCGTCGCCAATCCCGGGCTGGGTTATGCCTGGGTGCTCAACCATCGCGCCGAGCCGGTGATGGTGGTGCGCAGCACCGAAGGCATGTCGCTGACCAACATCGCCTTTGGCGGCGCCGGACGCACGACGCTCTACTGCACGGAGTCGGTCAGTGGCAGCATCCTGCGCGCCGAACTCGATGTGGCGGGGCTGGCCGTGCATCGGGGCCAGGCCTGA
- a CDS encoding AI-2E family transporter, with protein sequence MKPPEPPHLHKPQPLDEPLVAVRKPTLQVEITPLSMVVALLLAGMVWMLARLAPVILVLVTALMIVATLYPMISWLERHGLRRGMAIAIVFASLLLLLAALLTVTLPALAKQVASLLSQEPELREKLAAFLARYRYAEPLAEGLRTLQYGPLLKASRAEMLAFSKNVLEVVAYGVAAVFLALYIAIDGERLRGALFAVVPRTQHIPLSRILLNLQTIVGGYLRGQAITSLCMGVFIFVLLTLCGVPNALAIAAFGAVADVLPFINFFLTIIPTTLAALAQSQTTAVIVFVLMFAYEEFESRLLIPLVYGRALRMPSSVVFFALLAGGTLYGVVGALLALPVAATLFMLIEELRIELPGDGLDTEREEQKEEDERTAQEYARRAEGLPADKAAALAVKIAEKNEE encoded by the coding sequence ATGAAACCGCCCGAGCCGCCCCACCTGCACAAGCCGCAACCGCTCGACGAGCCGCTGGTTGCCGTGCGCAAGCCAACGCTGCAGGTCGAGATTACCCCGTTGAGCATGGTCGTCGCGCTGCTGCTCGCCGGCATGGTGTGGATGCTGGCACGGCTGGCGCCCGTCATCCTTGTGCTGGTCACGGCGCTCATGATCGTGGCAACCCTCTATCCAATGATCAGCTGGCTGGAGCGGCACGGATTACGACGCGGCATGGCCATTGCCATCGTGTTCGCCAGCCTGTTGCTGCTGCTGGCGGCCTTGCTGACCGTGACGCTGCCGGCGCTGGCCAAGCAGGTCGCCAGCCTGCTGAGCCAGGAACCGGAACTGCGGGAAAAACTGGCAGCCTTTCTTGCGCGCTATCGCTATGCCGAGCCGCTGGCCGAAGGGCTGCGCACGCTTCAGTACGGGCCATTGCTGAAGGCATCCCGCGCCGAGATGCTGGCATTTTCCAAAAACGTTCTTGAGGTTGTCGCCTATGGCGTCGCCGCGGTGTTTCTGGCGCTGTATATCGCCATCGATGGCGAGCGGCTGCGTGGCGCGCTGTTTGCGGTGGTGCCGCGGACGCAGCACATCCCTCTGTCGCGCATCCTGCTGAATCTGCAGACGATCGTCGGCGGCTATCTGCGCGGCCAGGCCATTACCAGCCTGTGCATGGGCGTGTTCATCTTCGTCCTGCTGACCCTGTGCGGCGTGCCCAACGCCCTGGCGATCGCAGCCTTTGGCGCCGTGGCGGATGTGCTGCCCTTCATCAATTTCTTCCTGACCATCATCCCAACCACGCTGGCGGCCCTGGCGCAGAGCCAGACCACGGCAGTCATCGTGTTCGTCCTGATGTTTGCCTATGAAGAGTTTGAAAGCCGGCTGCTGATTCCGCTGGTCTACGGTCGCGCGTTGCGCATGCCATCGTCGGTCGTGTTCTTTGCCTTGCTGGCGGGCGGCACGCTTTATGGCGTCGTCGGCGCGCTGCTGGCCCTGCCGGTCGCGGCCACGCTATTCATGCTGATCGAGGAGTTACGCATCGAGCTTCCTGGTGACGGGCTGGATACGGAACGGGAAGAGCAAAAGGAAGAGGACGAGAGAACCGCACAGGAGTATGCGCGCCGCGCCGAGGGCCTGCCGGCGGACAAGGCAGCGGCGCTTGCCGTCAAGATTGCAGAAAAGAACGAGGAGTAG